One part of the Gossypium raimondii isolate GPD5lz chromosome 1, ASM2569854v1, whole genome shotgun sequence genome encodes these proteins:
- the LOC105786507 gene encoding uncharacterized protein LOC105786507, which yields MGASLLTTFSMENHHPSTLLSMDSSAHDEFDLDKSRQSILSRPPDINLPLSAERSPPPQQPWNSDQCDILDVGLCSQAYETESYLPVSKAGRKCAKRVDSIWGAWLFFSFYFKPALNEKSKAKIVRDSNGVSGFDKLDLKLDVFMVQHDMENMYMWVFKEKPENALGKMQLRSYMNGHSRQGERLFPFSVDKGFIRSHRMQRKHYRGLSNPQCVHGIELVPSPNLMALSEEDRKKWVELTGRGLNFTIPPEASDFSSWRNLPNTDFELERPPIIKSVLNLSTQSSSHMDSDGTDLSLVSNKRRKDDDCYLPVIPPSDRIPDMEIHPSEPHWLNDFSGVMKNAYGPVTAAKAIYEDKAGYLIIISLPFVDLQRVKVSWRNTLTHGIIKLSCVSTTGMPFIKRHNRTFKLTDPAPEHCPPGEFVREIPLSTRIPEDADIEAYHDGPGSVLEIMVPKLRMVPEEHEIRVCLRPKHVGNDLMLT from the coding sequence ATGGGAGCTTCTCTCCTTACAACTTTCTCAATGGAGAATCATCATCCTTCAACTCTTTTATCTATGGATTCGAGCGCTCACGACGAGTTTGATTTAGACAAGAGTCGGCAATCTATTCTGTCCCGGCCACCGGATATCAATTTGCCATTATCTGCCGAGCGTAGCCCTCCACCACAGCAGCCATGGAACTCCGATCAGTGCGATATTCTAGATGTTGGGCTGTGTTCACAAGCTTATGAAACCGAGAGCTACCTTCCAGTCTCGAAAGCTGGACGGAAATGCGCTAAGCGGGTAGATAGTATATGGGGTGCTTGGTTGTTCTTTAGCTTTTACTTCAAACCTGCTTTGAATGAGAAATCCAAGGCTAAGATCGTTCGAGATAGCAATGGTGTTTCTGGTTTCGATAAATTGGATCTTAAGTTGGATGTTTTCATGGTTCAGCACGACATGGAGAATATGTATATGTGGGTTTTCAAGGAGAAACCCGAGAATGCGTTGGGTAAAATGCAGCTTCGAAGTTACATGAATGGGCATTCTCGTCAAGGGGAACGTCTTTTTCCCTTTAGTGTCGATAAGGGATTTATCCGTTCCCATAGGATGCAACGGAAGCATTATAGAGGATTGTCAAATCCTCAATGCGTGCACGGGATCGAACTTGTTCCATCACCGAATCTTATGGCTCTCAGTGAGGAAGATCGGAAGAAATGGGTTGAGCTTACCGGAAGGGGTTTAAACTTCACGATTCCACCCGAAGCTAGTGATTTTAGTTCATGGAGAAACCTCCCGAACACTGATTTTGAGCTCGAGAGACCTCCGATAATAAAGAGCGTACTCAATTTATCTACTCAATCATCGAGCCATATGGACAGTGATGGCACTGACTTATCACTTGTGAGCAACAAAAGGAGGAAAGACGATGATTGCTATTTGCCGGTCATTCCTCCATCCGACCGAATACCAGACATGGAAATTCATCCTAGTGAACCTCACTGGTTAAACGACTTCAGTGGGGTAATGAAAAACGCTTACGGTCCCGTTACTGCTGCGAAAGCCATCTACGAGGACAAAGCCGGTTACTTGATCATTATCAGCTTGCCTTTTGTTGATCTTCAAAGggtaaaggtctcatggaggAACACACTCACTCATGGTATTATAAAACTATCTTGTGTGAGCACAACGGGTATGCCGTTCATCAAACGACACAACCGGACTTTCAAGCTTACGGATCCCGCTCCCGAGCATTGCCCTCCCGGCGAATTCGTTAGAGAAATCCCATTGTCAACTCGAATCCCCGAAGACGCCGACATAGAAGCATATCACGACGGGCCGGGTTCTGTTCTCGAGATTATGGTTCCGAAACTACGGATGGTACCCGAAGAACATGAAATCCGGGTTTGTCTTCGGCCTAAACATGTGGGGAATGATCTCATGTTGACATGA